The genomic stretch TATCCTTTTTATTCTACTTTTTCAACCTCTCATGGATTTTGTTGGGCCATTCGAAACCTTCTCCCTTGAAGTAAAGAAGGATACAGAGAAAGAAGTGGGTGATACTTTAGGTTATTACTTTACTGCCTCTTGGAAGAACAACCCAGCTCTTTTCCTGCATGGTAGGAGGAGGCTTTATGAGCTAGAACAGAGGTTGGGTATTGTTTAATAACACTTGATCAAGTAGAAAGACAAAGATACTTGGAAATGAAGATGTAACTGATAGGTTGACTTCTTTTTTTGGCTTACCATTTCACATAAGTTTGGAACCTTGGACCTCAAGGTTGAGTACATAATCAACAAGCCATTGAGGCTAAGAAGAGGCTTGTGATGGgtattcttctttttgttttttttgttttttttttttggtaatggctTGTGATGGGTATTCATGTACAATGGTTGTTGGCACCTTATTGTAATTTTCAGTTGCTGTGCGAGTTAGAAATTTTCAGCTTTTGGCTTTCTTTTACTCTTTCTGATTTCTTGTGGGTTTCAAACAAACTTTGAGCTGTAAATTAAGATCAATCAAGTCCACTTTTTTTGTATTAAATAAAATGTTGGATTTTCCATTAAAGAACGTTACGACTATAAGTGTTGCCCAATTAAATCAATGAACAACAATACAAGAGAGCAGTTGGATTTAATCATGAAATGTAAAGTACACATagagcctctttttttttttttccccttctattGGATTTAGAATTACTAAACAAAACATGTGAAGCCTTTGGAAACCCCATTGATAGGCATGTTCTATTATTCATGTAATTAGATGGTTTAAGGAATTTGTATGACATCATTTCATTACTAATATCAGCTAATAATGTTGACACAGATATGGATGCACAACCACTGATATGTTGCTATGGTGGTGGTATGATGGTCATTTGGCCTTTACCATGCAAAAGAATGCAGGGTGACGATTTTACAGATGTTCGTTCAGTGAAAGATATCCAGACGTTTTTATATGGTTGGATCCAAAATTGATGAATGAATTAGAGACTATGGATCCAAAATCCATTTGCTCAAGACACATCATTATGCTGCCATTTGCACACaaactcttcaaaatatatttttatgttgCCGGATTGAAGTCCATTTTTTAATAAAGATATGTCATCATGTTGCCCATTTGCACATAACCTTTTCAAAATACGTCGTTGGGATGCTGGATTTAATAATCGACCTTTATGCCTCAAAACAATCCATTGTTGTGTTGCCCATTTTTTGCAAAAGTCATTTATGTAAGCATTTATGCTCCCATGATGATTTCAAAATACCTAATTGCACATGTTAGGGATTTTTTCGAACAATTTTCAAACATTTATGGTGTACTCAATGCATCTTGTATATGTTAGGAGCACAAAGTTTAGGGAAGATCAGCTTCGATTGGGCAAATGGGTGCCTAGCTAACACTTTCCATGTCTGTAACCGAAGACGTACCCTACCTAAAGTTGGACTAACGCCTATCCATTATGagttattttctttcctctttgtaAAAAGTGTGATATTTACGTATCCTAGACCTTCATCTAGGGgctttgcttctctctctctctctctctctctctctctctctcacgcgcacacacacacacacacacaacatgGAGAAATAGTCAGCAATGGGAAGAGGACGGatatatgttttattttaatgatcATTATACCTACGATAGGACCTCGGCTGGGCTGGATCGGAACTAGGTAAAGTTTTGGGTTGAGCTTGGCCCAAGCCGACTTGAcccaatttatatatatatatatatatatatatataaattataaattcaCACACATTCCTCCCACACTTAAATTTTCAATCCACCGACACCATCCACACTCTTTATTTTTCGGTCCATCCCCATGACTTACACTTTTTACTTGTCTGTGTTTTCTTGATTTATTATAATAGagttaataatattttataagAATGATTATTGTTGGTAATGTTTCATTTTCTCCCCCCGCCCCCACCCTTTTTTTAGTGCATGCAGGGACACAAATGATAAAATAAGGGACAGTCAAGATTAATCAAGGCCACCCGACCCTGAAACGacaaaaattagaagctaacaaGGTTAATCAGGTCCACTCCAAtgcggttttttttttctttcttttcattttctagaGCATGGTGGAAGGGTTTAGGATAAAGGCATGGAACCACATTGTTTAGTTCCATTCTTTTTTATACCAGGTGAACAGTGGTCCTTAGATTTGGTGTTGACTGTTAACCTTATGGTTCTTCAagtggtagaaaaaaaaatttagaatcgAGAACTTTTGTGCATGAGaactaaacaaataaataaaaaagaaaataagaaaaactaaCTTGTGAATGCAAATAGTTAAACTATtttattaatctttttttttttttttttttttaattaagcaAACAAAGCAGTATTAAATAAGAGTATGTACAGCTCCTAAGTCTATATGATCCTTCCTATTTCCAGTAATAATATTATAAGCCATAGCAGAGttgttttctcttttatatACAAACTCGATGGACCTAGATAATTCCTATATCTTATGGAAAGTAACGAAATGTAAAAGTGGTCAAGCATCCTCGGTCGGATGTGGAATGAGGCGAAGTAGTTTCTTGTTGGAAATCCATACTTCATGTATATTCCATTATTCTGTTCTATCTTTCTTCAAACCTTCCAGAACTCCTTCTACTTCCACTCCTCATGATTTCATTAATGTTGCAGCCCCGCTTTTATAAGATTAATAATGTAAAAGAAAATCTAccaatagatatatatatatatatatacatacacacacacagagaaacGAAGCCATATTGGCGTAAGGACCGAATTTCCCTTCACAGTAGGAGAGTTCTTTCAGCCAGATTTTTTAGGGTCCGCCACAATAGAATCATTAAATCTAGACAATGGAAATTAAGAAATGTATTTTTATGAGATACAATGTAGTTATACTCTATACTAACATACAAATAGTATATATCTACAAATGGATCTAtcatatatattataaaaaattcaCGTAGACGGTATCATCCAAAATACAATATAGCAATcatatttgtgtgtgtgtgtgtgtgtttgtgtgaaaTTATAGGGAAAGCTTTCTGCCATTTATTGGTTTTTGCCGGAAGGAGGAAGTAGTAGCACTCGTGAAGAACAGTCGCAGCTGCCGATGATCGAAGAGCGATAGGAAGGtcggggaggagagagagagagagagagagagagagagagagagagagagagagagtgagatacatttctttttgttttgctttgaaTGTCTGTGTATAGTATGTAGTTGTTACCTACTACACAGGCCGCTTAGTTGAAAACCATGGGACATTGAAAGATGGAAACAAGGGAGTTGGCTGATAAAGATGGACAGTAAAGATCATGCAATATCAACTTATCGGGCTCATCATCGAATGGACTTCCAATTGCTCGGAAATTCTCAGCTATATGGGGTGCTTGGATGGTGAAAAAACAACCGATCAAGAAGTTGGTCAACTTTATCAGCCTCATCATCGAAAACTTCTAATTGGCTGGAAATTCTCAGCTGTATGGGGGCTTGGATGGTGAGCAAAAACAATTGATCAAGAAGTTGGTGAACTTAAGAGTCATCAGAATGAGTTAGATTATGGTAACTTTCCCAAATTTCATAATACATTTCACTGTAACCTTAAAATTTTTCCATTTGGACTCTCTTTGTAACATAATttcagaggtaattgaagagtaGGCTCATATGACTTGTACATGTAAAGTGAAACTTTAATACTTAAAAGAGGCAAAAGATTTTTTAAGAGCTGTAAAGTGCAAATTTCACCAGCTTATGAACAGCTTTATTTGCATCCCTTGGACTGTAGCTCATTATCCTCAGTGCGGTAGTGGAATCCCTCTTTCACAATACACAAGAATCAACAAGAAATTTTAAAGACCACCTTGGACAGCTAGACCCTGTAAGGTGTCTCCTTCAATTTGACAGTTGGGAAGTAGAAGAAGTCTTCCATGGGGATATTACTCACTCATCGAAGCTAGTGGCCTCAATATCAAAACTTGCTGAAGAAGCAGAAATTCTGCAGTAACAAAGTGATCCATTTCATAATGGATAACAACACTGCAAGCATCATGATGGTAGATTTTGTCCCATCAGCatggaggatttttttttttttttttttttgggggggtgggggggagggggatggcGCTGAGGATGAGGCCTGTTCTTGGTCACCAGCTTGATGTGTGGAAGTTAAGGAGTATATTCATCACTTTTGTGCTTTATGTGATTAAATTGCCATGACTGTCCAATTGTATGTTTTCAAGAACCTTTTCACATCTAGCCTTCCAGAAATTGTATAAGACTGTAAAGCCATAATAGAATGCAGAACAATCCTTCTTGTTGTTATATGGGGACtggagatagaagaaaacccacTCCTCAATGAATTGATTTTGCCACTGAGGTCATAGTATAAGTGAGGCTGAAACAAGATTGCTTTGATGAAAGGATAGAACAAAAGCAGATCTAACACCTCGCCTTAGCTTGAATTAGACCAAGAAGCATACCATGTATTCCCAATTATGCATCAGAGCATGAACTTCTTATTGAAAAAGCAATTCCATGTTTTGTAATTTCTCCCGAAGTAGGCATCAGTATATGGATTGAATGTCTAGTCAAGGGCAGTTCCATGCTTCTGTTGGAATAAAAATTTCTGGAAGACTTCAATCCACCAGAGgagaattatatgaaaagtacaatgagcaacaaagaaataaaatatatataaaattagacTAATTCCAGTTCCATTGTTCAATTTGTTAGATTATGAACCCTCCTAACTTCTTTGTTCTGAGGCTGCTACACAACTCTAAAATCAGGGAAGGCTTCCACTCAACAGCCTATATATCATAGCTTGTTCATGTTCAAATGAACAAACAGATACAATAACAGTCCAAGTTAATGAGctggaagattttattttatttttagcaCACCATAAGTTTTAACCCAGAAACATCCGACCTTTGGTACTCTGACCTAAATAGAAACTTCCACTTTAAGATCTCTCTAACGATGTTTCAAATGAAGAGACTTGTTGACAGGCCCATGATCTCTGTTCATGCCATTCCACTTCTTTGAGATGAACCACGCTATTGTACTGAAGACAAGATCCACTTTTTTTAGGGGTGGGAGATGGGAAGAGAGGATGTAATATGTCCAGTTTTGGAGTAACTAACTTGTATATTACAAGAAGGGGAAAATATCAATTTAACCAACAGAAAAATGCCATGAGGAGACCtccaaagataatttttctttcagATGGAAACAAATGGTCTCAGAACAAGAACACAACATTATCCACAATAATGTCTAAAATGAACGAAGTCTGAACAGCATCACGAGGATAAgtaagataaaaaagaaagctGTCAGACTACAATCTGTGCTTGGATGATTCTGGTAAAATGAACTAAGAgtttttttaccttttccacTTTTTCTTGCTTAAGGTAAGCTCAAGGTGATGTCCATTTTAATGTAATCATGAAGAAACTAAAAAATCAAGTCATGCATAATTCATTCTGCGTAAAGAAACATAGGACCAAGCAATGGGTCTCATCAACTCTCAACTCAGATTAGGAGATGATAGCTTTATAGCAATATGGAACTTTCTAAACTGCCATATGTCATTCTTCTAAAAAATGGTCATTATTGTAATTTCATGATCATTTTTATATTGAAGACAAGTAGTATGGAGGTGAGGGCTCATCTTGGTTTGCTTTGagtagaccacaatggtgaaaaTGTTTGATAACAATGCTCTTGTAAGAGGTAAATGCTATCAATAGTGTCCAATACCAAACTTGTTATCTTATGCAACATAAGCGCTTGCATGTAGCAATAAGAATTACTTATGGTCCTATGGATATCAATTCTACCTGTTCTAAGTATATGATACTAACGGCttttagtaaaaaaatgaatcttttcaccagtgatttatttattttcttttccagaAAGTTCAATGTATAATATCTAAAGAGCTAAGTTGtgtatttcttctcattctctgATTTTTAGACATTTCACTATGAATTGGTActaattgatttttttcctttgcccAGAGGGattgatgcagaattgaagaCATattcaaggaggaagaagagggtcgaCAGTGGCTAGTAGAGGTCGACCAGATCTAGCCTATAGGCCCACGGTTTGGGCTgtgatggggttatttagtttctaaatattcAGCACTATTTAgttctaatttcagttgtttTATTTCCCAGTTTCTAGTTCctgttttagtaactagattttagtagtttcctatttcagtttttttagtAACTTTGGAGTTTCTAAATTGTAATCACCAccatcactattataaataaaggagggctCTCACACTACAGGCCacgatttatgaatgaaaaaagctATGTTGCTGTTCGCACTTATGAGTTTGCTTTGTGTGTAATCAAAGTGGtggactggtgtttgatccgctgactctttgcggtgtgaagtccaagaggtttcTACAAGCTATCTCCCTTATCGTTTCTAAAGTATTCAAGGTGGTTTAAGGGCTTTAACACTGCTATACAGATCAGGTATTTATTCTTCAaattctgcccagaaaattaCCCTAATCTGTACAATCGGCCCCGCCCCTGTAGCTGCTAGAAGCCTCGGTTGTGGCTGAATCTTTGGTTGAGTCTTCCCCTCTACCAAGGTGAAACTCGATCCAACCTGGAGCCTATTCTGGTCAGCCAATCTCTGGTTATTTAAAATCtctattgttttttttcctGTAGTGGATTTCTGAACAGAAGACAGAACCGATAGGGTCCTTTCTGTTCCAGTGTTTCTGTGATTGTTATTCTGGTTGGGCTGTGTTTGGGACTTATTGTTGTGTCTGAATTAGTCCTAGTAGCTGCTCTGTCTTCTGAATTGATAAAGTATCAGTTTTGGAGATCGATCTGACTGCTGAGAAATCCTTCTTCATTATTTCTGGTTTGTGGAATTATTGTCTTATATTAGttgttattggttgttctttgattaaaagttcctgcagttgagacttggttagactctcaatcctagtctacattaggGATATGATGTACATTTAAAATGTACAAGCTATCACACGTTGACAGAAAACAGTTTTTGAGCTACTTACGGGGATTTATGTATTAAGTATCATGATAGCATTGATGAATTGCATATTATTCAGTTTAACCACTATATtggtaaaaatatatatttgaacGACAAgattatttcttttgttgtcCACTTGTCCATATCAATTGATCAACAGCCATTAACAAAAGGGTCTTCAATGATGAAGGTACATTGTTCAGATTGTCAGGAAGTTACAACATTATTTAAGAAACTTTTAGATTATACTGATGATAACCAACTACTCAGTAAAAGCATAATTTGATTGCTTTACTTGTTGTAAATCACTTAAAAATTCTTGGGCATCAAATTAAAGGTGGCAAATTATATAGATAAGGCCTTGGAACTtgtgaaaaggaaaacaaaacaatCAACAAGAACACATACCAATTACCACCAAGAATAAGAACCTAAGTACAAGTAAAAGAAGAAACATTAGCATATGAATCATACAAAGGTTTCTGCACGAACAAAGATCAAATATCTGTTTTACTTGCCTTGGAGGCTTGGACACGAACATGAATGGAAAAGCCACACTATTTTTCAATCTATTCTCACAGGCTATCATTGTGTAGTGGATTGAATACCTTTAATTCTTCTGAGGTCATATGTCACTTCCATCATAGTAGACCTTTCCTTAGGATACATTTTGACACATTTCAGAGGAAGCTCTGCCCAGTAACTGCTCTCCGTTTCTTTCCTTCAAGATATTTGCCTTTAAGTACCTTTAGATCATTTTCACTGTCCATAGCAGTATATTTGGAATCCTTTCCATTCTGCTCAACCAATTGGTCAACATTCATTTCATCCTCAACCTCAACCAATAGTTCTGATTTGTTAGATCTAATCATCTAAACAGAACTTTTAAATTCcacctatttaaaaaaaaaaaaaatccaggaaTTCAAAGCCACCTTAGCCTTAATCAAAAGTGACCATTTTATGATGTGTAAAGATTCTAGAGGTGATGCTAAATTGAGAAAAAGATGATAGATGACAGTCTACAGCACGTATCGCAGATTTCTTCCTTTGACCACATCCAGAACAAAGGGACTAATTGGCACTATCAACCCCCAACTCAAGCATTAATGCAACTCCTCTCCCAAAATAAATTCCCTTTACAGTTAATTACAATCTTTCTCAGGTCAAAGAAATGCATCCATTGGACTCACTAGCCATCCCATTAAACATCTGATCACCTGCAGCTATTTTGTGTGTTCTGCTAGGGCTaaagaaaccaaatcaaagaaagTTCCTGCAGGGAATGGATATTGCAAAATCTTTTCCCTTGCTTTGTACAAGAACATAGAATGGAAAAACAACAAATATTTCTTTGCATCATTCTGAAGAGTGTTGAATACctttgattcttctgagctcatATGCCACTTCCATCATAGTAGGCCTTTCCCCAGGATTCACTTTGACACATTTCAGAGCAAGCTCTGCACATGCCATTAACTGCTCTctgtttttttccttcaaaatatttctCTTTAAGTACCTTTCGAGATCATTTTCTTGGTCCATAACAGTATATTTGGAATCCTTTAAATTCATCAATTGTTCAGCCCGGTAAGATCCTGGCACACCCTCAAACACCTCCTCGAATATATGACGAACCCTCCTACCTGTCAAAATTTCAAGCAATACACCCCCAAAACTATAAACATCGCTCTTCTCTGTAAACCTCTCAGTGGAGACAGCTTCAGGATCAATGAACCCAATAGACCCAACAACCTCTGATTCTACATGTGTTTCACCCAAAGGAATTGAAATGGAGAGCCCAAATTCAAATAGTTTTGCAGCAAAGTTTTTACCTAAGAAAATATTTCTGGGTTTGATTTCCCTGTGGATGATGGGCTTAGAAGTACCTGTGTGGAGATAGGTTATCGCATCTGCTACCTCAGTCGCAATCCTTAACCTGTTATCCCACGTTAATGGTGGATGATGCTTCGAAGGGAGCTCCAATTTCTCGTAAATATGATCAGACAGATCTCCATTCTCTGCAAATTCATACACCAGTGTAGGAACTTGGGTCTCTAAGCAACAACCCAAGAGTTTCAAAACATGCTTGTGATGATTCATCTGAGATGCGACTGCGAATTCATTTATATACCAGTGGATATATCTCTCAGCATCAACTTCAGTAAACCTCTTGACCGAAATTTCACGATTTTCTAGGGTTCCTTTATACAATTTATAGGTCAAATCACTGTGAAGAACTCCGTCTTGAGGATAATTGTTGGTTGCAATCTGGAGTTCTTGCTTGGAGAAGGTACGAAAGGGAGTTGATTTGCCACCAAAGGAAGAGATTAGCTCTTCTAATATCCGACCTCCATTTTCCAACATGAATGATTCCTCTTCTGTTCTTCCCTTTAAGAATCTAAATTGTTCCTGTTCTGGGTCTTTCTTCTCAAGTCTTGTTCTAGATCCATTTTCTGTTCGGTTTCTTCCATTGTTGGGTAATTTAAAGCATGACCACATGCTTGCTGGAGACTGAATTTAACCCGCAACTCCTGTCGAAATAATCCTAAtctgaagaaagaaaagaatggaagcAATCAAAGAACGTGTTTGCAAGGACGAGTTGCAGATCAACaacagtaagaagaagaaaatcaataaCGACTTAACGAGAGAACAAGAGCACTCGGATCTGTTTCTGAATGCTCATAGATTAGATCTCActtttgaagatgaagaagaacaacaggccaccaaggttctaaaactcggaaACGGTTAAAGCCGATATCATTTCCAGACCAGTCCAGATCGGATTGAAACGATATCGAACAGatctatctttcttttttttctttttcttttttttcaatcagCTTTTATTACCATTTTATCCTTAGATCATACATGTGTATCGAGATTGAAAAGGTGAGGATCGAGGATCGGGGATCCATCAAGATCAATGCCATGCCAATCAGACTGACGATCCAATCCtagttttagaaccatgatcATGCCCAGGTTTCAAAAAAACGGAGCCATAATATGCTGATTCTGATCCGAATTGACtagaatcatcaattggaaATAGAGTAGAATGGAAGGGAATTAGTCGGAGTCAGACTGGATCAATCATGGTTGACTTTGGTCCAACTTGATCAATTCACCAGTTTAATTTCTaattcttgaaaccatgctaGATCTTGTATTAATTCTATCATTCTAGGAACTAGATCCTTTCAAGTATGCTAGTGCATCCAATCTGCATCAGACAACTAAGAGTGCGTGTTTGGGTGTTGCCATCCATCTGATGTGCATTGGCACATAGGACACTAGAGAGGATCTGGGCCCATCATTCTGAGTCCTCATCTTCTGCAACAAGCAATGAGATGCAATGAAGATTGGACGGTTGAGAGCATTTGGGTATACATCCCAAGGAGCTCTCAGCCACTCAATGCTCACTATACTAATGCAATGActgcagacgattttcacaccaTCATTCCGCTTCTCCATGAGTTGTGTGCAAGGAGGAAAGAAACTCTCAAGAATTTAAAAACCAGGCTCAAGATCAAATCAATTGAAATTGGATCATAACCCACAACCCATTTTTTAGGATAGACTACTGAaatgattgaatgaaaaaaatctaatcaacaattaaaaaaatcagaaattttttGTGGTAatttaaaaaagggaaaattgcatcccctcccctatagtttgccaaaattacacgtggatccaagggtttaaACGAATTACTTCTCCCTCCCCTGGATTTTctaagattcttacaattaggtccaaTTTGTTAGTTCCTGTTAAATTGGGACTGTTAGTTGATGATGTCACCTAATAACATAACATTTAATGCCCAAAATATCCTT from Macadamia integrifolia cultivar HAES 741 chromosome 14, SCU_Mint_v3, whole genome shotgun sequence encodes the following:
- the LOC122061088 gene encoding non-functional pseudokinase ZED1-like codes for the protein MWSCFKLPNNGRNRTENGSRTRLEKKDPEQEQFRFLKGRTEEESFMLENGGRILEELISSFGGKSTPFRTFSKQELQIATNNYPQDGVLHSDLTYKLYKGTLENREISVKRFTEVDAERYIHWYINEFAVASQMNHHKHVLKLLGCCLETQVPTLVYEFAENGDLSDHIYEKLELPSKHHPPLTWDNRLRIATEVADAITYLHTGTSKPIIHREIKPRNIFLGKNFAAKLFEFGLSISIPLGETHVESEVVGSIGFIDPEAVSTERFTEKSDVYSFGGVLLEILTGRRVRHIFEEVFEGVPGSYRAEQLMNLKDSKYTVMDQENDLERYLKRNILKEKNREQLMACAELALKCVKVNPGERPTMMEVAYELRRIKEAWNCP